The Reichenbachiella carrageenanivorans region ATTGAATTCCTCCCATAACAAGACCAACCACCACAGCCAATCCATAAAACTGAAATTCTGTCTGAAGCACATACGCATATCCACATATACCAATCCAAATCATAAGCATAATTAATATGGAAATACCATTGCTGAATTTCTTTGATAATGCAGCAAATAGATAAGCTCCTGCAATGGCCACAATCTGAATAATCGTAATAGTAATAATGAGTTTAGATGCTTCCAACCGCAATTCCTTTTCCCCAAAAATAGCTGCCAAGTGCATGACAGTCTGCACTCCCGCACTATAAAAGAAGAAAGCCAACAGATAGACTTTCATCATTTTCAATTCTTTTAGCGAATGAAAAACAATTTTAAGTTCCTTCACTCCTTTCCAAAACAAACTTTCATCTTTCTTCTTTCTGTCCTTATTATCAGGCAGGTAGTAAAAGCTATACTGAGCAAAACCAAACCACCAAATACCTACAAGCAAAAATGAAATGCGTACAGCATCGGATTTAGCACTGAGGCCTAATGGCACATGAAATTGCACCAATGCAAAGCTCACTAACAGCAACAATACACTTCCTATATAACCATAAGCATAACCTTTAGCGCTCAGCTTATCATACTCACTTGCAGAAGATATCTCTGGTAAATATGAATTGTAAAACACCAAACTTCCTGAATAGCCTATACCAGCTAAAACAGAACAAATAACCCCATATTCTACATTTTCACCACGAAACCAAAATAAACCAGCTGTAGATACCGAACCTATATAGGTAAATAACCTTAGAAAGAATTTCTTTTTTCCGCCATAATCTGCCATTCCAGAAAGCCATGGAGAAATAAAAGCCACAATCAAAAAGGCTACCGACACTGCGTAAGAATAAAGCACAGAATTAATCACCTCTACACCAAAGAAACGCACTGTTTCAGAATCAAAAGCACTGCGCGTAGCACCGTTGAAATAGATAGGAAATAAAGTAGAGGAAATAACCAGCAAGTAGGCTGAATTGGCCCAGTCATACATACACCAGGCGTTCTGTGTTTTTTTCGTTTGGTTCATAGGATCAAGCAACCCTGACAGGGTTCATGGGTTGGACAAAAAAAAGGCCTCGATAAATCGAGACCTTTTTATATTATTAAAGATTAGTAAGTTAATCAACTCTCTTCGAAGAACTGTAAAGTACTTTTCTCGCATTTGCTTCTTTAAACTCCTGCTGAACGTCAGTTACGATACCCATTTTAGCATCTATATCTACTTTCATAGACATGGTAATCTGATCTCTTTCTACTTCACTCAATTTATCCTTCTCTTGGTTTACAAACCTAACCACATCCTTCACTTCAATAAACACGTCATTGACTTGAATTTTAGGCTGAACACCGTATACGGCTGTTCTCTTAGGTTTACCAATATAAATGTAGCTCACCAACGATTTTCGTTCCAATTTACTCAACTGAGTAGATTTAGGAAGCTTCTGCTCCACCATGATTGTTGTCTCTCTCAATACGGTTGTCACCATAAAGAAAAACAACAACATAAAGATAATATCTGGTAATGCAGCTGTTGGAATTTCCTGAGTAGTTCCTGAACTTTTCTTAAACTTTGCCATATCAACCTCCTATTTTATTTGGTTCAGCAATAGATATCGCTCTAGGAATACCCGATCGCGCTTTGTCGTACATTTCTTTTTGCTCAGGATCTTTTTTATCCAATTGCAAAAATTCTTCTGCCGTTATCCCCACTCGCTCGCCGTATATTTCATTGTAAGCAGCATTGACTTCATCCAATACACGAATGTATAATTCATAACTGGTACCTCTATCTGCTTTGAATGAAACTACTGCTTTGCCAGGCTCATCCGAAGAACTTGCACTTCTACCACTTGAGTTTACATGCTTACGCAATGTAGCTGGAAGCTGGTTATACAAGTTTCTTCCGTCAGCTGACGGTTTACCAAAGTTCAAGACAAAGTCTTTCACCATTGGTCTGAGTTTCGTAACGTCTCTCATAGGCTCATCTTCTACAAGCAATTGGTCATTAGAGTTAGCCAATATCTTGAAGATATTCCTATCGTGCATTTTTATATCTGTCTCCGGCTCATTAGGATCCGGTTTCGGAGGCAAAAGCATCGCTATTCCTTTGTCATTTGCAATCGTGGTCGTAACCAAGAAGAAAATCAACAAAAGAAAGGCAATATCCGCCATCGAACCCGAGTTTACCTCGGCCGCAGGTCTATTTTTACCTTTCGCCATATTTTTATTTTACTGCTTTAGAAACTTCTGTAAAAACAATTCCGCAAAGTGCACCTATGATCAAAATGTACATCATAGTCAACAATCCTCCGATAAATTTAGATAGACCTTCGTCTACACCTAGTTCAAGAGCGGAAGCCGTCACTTCAGATCCGGCCAATGCATATGAGATCCCAAAAACTACAACCAATGCTAAAACGCCTGCGCCAGCTTTAGTCAAAGATTTCGGATCACTTACTGAATTTATTATTGGAAAGACAATCGCAGCTAATCCTGCTAGGATCGTCAATGTGTATGACACATATAATGCTATATCTATAGAATCCATATCTCTTTCTTTTTTAAGTGAAAATCTTATTTAGCAGAATGCTTAACCAAGATATCTACTAAAGAAATAGAAGCATCCTCCATAGAGTTAACTAGTGAATCAATTTTAGAAACAAGGTAGTTGTAAAACAACTGTAGGATAACCGCAACGATCAAACCACCAACAGTAGTCAAAAGTGCAACTTTAATACCACCAGCAACCAAGGCAGGAGATACATCACCAGCTTCAGCGATCGCATCAAATGCGTCGATCATACCAATTACTGTACCCATGAAACCAAGCATCGGAGCCAATGAGATGAATAGTGAAATCCAAACCATTCCTTTTTCCAATTTGCCCATTTCTACAGAACCGTAAGCAATGATAGATTTCTCAACCATTTCAACACCTTCTGACATTCTCATCAAACCTTGAACGAAGATAGATGCTACAGGACCTTGTGTATTTCTACATACATCTTTTGCAGCTTCTACACCACCAGCGTTCAAAGCACCTTCTACTTGCTCCAACAATTTCTTAGTGTTAGTAGTTGCTAAGTTCAAAGTGATAATTCTTTCGATGGCAACAGCCAATCCTAAAATTAGACACAACAATACGATGCCCATGAACTGCCATCCACCTTGGATAAACTGATCTTTCACGATTTGATGAAAACCTGGCTCTTCTACTGCTACTTCTTCATACTCCGCTGGAGCTACTTCTTCTACTATCTCTTCTTCAGCTACTTCTTCTACGGCTGTACTGTCTCCTTCAGCTACCATATCAGTAGAATCAGAGGCTACTTCTGTAGCTACTTCATCCTGTGCCATTGTCTGTAGGTGGCTCATTGTAAACACACCAGTCAACATCAATAAAATTACTAATCTTTTCATAGTCTAATTTTTAGTAAATCTTTAATAAAGGTTTAAAAGTTATTCTTTTCTAATACTAATTCAGTGCAGAGAGGAAGGGATTCGAACCCCCGGTGCCCTTGTGGGGCACACTCGCTTTCCAAGCGAGCACCTTAAGCCACTCGGCCACCTCTCTGGAACTTTTTAGTTTTCTCCAAGCGACAAATAAATTATAAAAATACACTATTTGCAAATTGTACCATATTATTTTAGATATCGCCAATTAAATGGTCATTTCGCCCCGTATGGGAATGCTAAGTTTCTTTTTTACTTGATCTAGAGACTTTTCCGCACCTAACAAATGCATCATTTTCGCAACAGCTGCTTCTGTGGTAATATCCAGTCCACTAATTACTCCTATTTCTGTCAATTTCTTACTGGTTTCGTACCTTCCCTGTATCACACTGCCTCCGATACATTGCGATACATTAAGTATCACAATCCCTCGATTGATGGCGTCTTCAAGCAAATCATTAAACCAATCGTAGTTCATCGTATTGCCTGACCCATAAGATTCTAAAATCACCCCTCTGAGTCCTGGAATACTTAGCATTCCTTTTACTACTGCAGGGGAAATGTTCGGGAATATTTTCAATATTGCCACATTTGAATCTAAATCTGGACTGTAGGTCAATTCTTCATCTTTGAATTTCTTCAAAAAGGATTCATTATACACGATTTCTACACCAGACTCTGCGAGATAGGGGTAGTTTTCTGATTCGAAAGCAGCAAAGTTGCTACTTCTTATTTTTTGTGCCCTGTTGCCTTTTAGTAAATAATAATTAAAGTACAAACAAACTTCATTGATCATCGCATGATCACCATTGCGCTCAGAAGCAATTTCAAGGGCGGTAATCAGATTTTCTCTTGCATCCGACCGGGTAGCACCTATCGGGATCTGTGCACCAGTAAAAATGATAGGCTTGTTTACTCCTTTGAGCATAAAACTAATCGCAGATGCAGAATAAGCCATGGTATCAGTCCCATGGAGAATTACAAATCCATCATACTGATGATAATTATCCTTGAGGATAGAAGCCATATCTTTCCATTGCTCCACATTGATATTAGAAGAATCTACAGGCTCTGGAAACGAAATAACCGTAAGCCTCAAGTCCAACTTATGCAGTTCTGGAATTTTCTCAAGTACAAGGCTAAAGTTGAAAGGAGCTAGTGCCCCTTCTTCATCGTACACCATACCAAACGTTCCCCCTGTATATATCAAAAGGATAGAAGATTTGGGATCTTCCGAACTGGTCGCAATGTTGACTACTTTAAATTTACTGGTTTGGGCCATTATTGTTGTTTAATTGAAAATACGATACGCATTTTCAGTGGTAGCTTTCGCTACTTCATCTTTGGTAATATTTTTCACCGCAGCTATCTTATCAGCCACTAATTCAAGAAAAGCAGGTTCGTTTCGTTTGCCTCTGTGCGGAACGGGCGCAAGATACGGACTATCTGTCTCCAATACCAAATGATCTAAGGCGATCGCTTCTAGCACAGGCTCTAGCCCACCGTTTTTGAAGGTAGACACCCCTCCTATTCCCAGAAGAAAGCCTAGCTCTATTATTTGATTGGCCTGATCTACAGAGCCTGAGAAGCAATGGAAAATACCTCTGAATTTTTCGGTTTTCAAATCAGACACCAACGCAATCGTCTCGTCGATAGATTCACGGCAATGAATTACAATAGGTCTATCTTTTTCAATTGCCCATTTGGATTGGATATTAAAAGCTTCTTTTTGCTGTGCGAAATAAGTCTTGTCCCAATACAAATCAGTGCCCATTTCTCCTATAGCCACAAAATCCCTCTTATTAAGCCAATCTTCTACAACATACAGCTCTTTTTCAAAATTTTGATCTACTGAACATGGATGCAAGCCCATCATCGGCACACAATATCCCGGATAACGGTGTTCGAGCTCCAACATAGCATCAATAGACTCACTATCTATATTGGGCATGTAGATTTTCTCCACTCCTTGTTCTCGCGATCTTTCGATCACTTCAACGATATCATCCTTAAATTTATCTGAATAAATGTGTGCGTGGGTCTCTACTAACTGCATTCCAAATTGACGATCAAAAAGCTACTGATATTTTCTCCCCTTCCAAACGATTTGGGTTGGAAACAGGTAGAACGCAAATGTGAGGAAATAAAAAACCAATTCATAAATTTCGAAGATCAGAAGGTGTGTAATAGAAAAATGACACTTGGTTAATTGAGTTATTCTATTAAACACCAAATACTTGGATCCTAAAAGTAGAGCTACCAAACCCCACGCTACTTGTGACTGAAGCAGTAAGAATAGCAAAGAAGGCCAAATCAAAAGTTTGACAAATCCCGCAAGCCAAATCCATATACTGGCATGAGACAACCCTTGCATCCACCGCTTACGCTGATGAAACAACGCCACCCATGTAAGCTCTGGCTTAGTGGATGCGACTGCCTTCGGACATGTATTAATGACCAATTGTCCACCATTAGCTTTCAGCCGCTGAAGCAGCGCAACATCTTCCACAATAGTAGGATCGAGCTGACTATGTCCCCCTATACTTTCATAGGTTGATTTGGCTATAAGCATATTATTTCCCCATGCAGTCAGCCCTACACCTAATTTGGAGAAAAACACCAACACACATTCATTAATAAGCCAATCCATGTTTTGCATCTGAGCAAACCAACCCTCACCATCGACCTTTGTTAACCCTACGGTCAATGCCTGCTTCGAGTCCGCACGAATCAACATTGCTTGAACCCACTCTGGATCAAAAATCATGTCTGCATCGGTAAACAAAACATAAGTGCCTTTGGCTTGAGTCGCCAAAGCAGACAAGACCCTTTGCTTCCCGTAAGCACCAGTATCATCATTACTATAGGAAAATATTTTTGCCTGATCAGGCTTATGCTTTTTCAATTCTTCTAGCGTATCGTCCTCCGAATCATCATTCCCAAAAAGGATCTCAAACTGACCGACTGGGTAGGTCAATGACTTCAAACTCTGGCAAAGTGCTGGCACGTTATTCTGTTCATTGCGCAAAGCGATCAATATGGAAACAAAAGGTGATTGAGTTGCCATATATTCCTTTGATCGAATTGGATATACACTCAGCATAAGCCAAAAAAACAGCCCAATCAATACAACAATAACGGCCACAGTGCTCATCATTTCTCTTGAGGTAAAAGTTCAAATTGAAATCCTTGATCAATACAATATTTCAGATACTTAGGCAACACCCATTTCAACTTCTCATGAGATTTTTCATGATCATGAAAAACAATAATATCCCCAGACCTCGTAAGGGAAATCAAACGATTCAAACATTTTTCTTTGGTCAATTGCAAATCAAAGTCACCACTCATCAGCGACCACATCACACTTGACGTTCGGCCTCTAAAATGGCCATAGGGCGCACGAAACCGCAAACTATCCTGTCCGCTTACGGATCGAATAGCATGATTTCCTTTGGTCAAATTATCTTGATAAACTTGCTTTGAAATTTTCCACCCATCGAGATGATGATAGCCATGATTACCTAAAAGGTGTCCTTCTGCTATTATTCTTTGGGTCAATGACGGATATGCTTCCACCTGTTGGCCCAGGCAAAAAAAGGTAGCCGGCACCTTAAATTCCTTCAGCGTTTGGAGCACAAAATCTGTAGCTATCCCAACTGGCCCATCGTCGAAAGTAAGAAAAACTTGTTTTTTCTTACTGGGAACACGCCACAAATGGTTGGGCAAAAGTTTTTGAAATAGAGACGGTATTCTATGAAAATAGAAAGTCAAGGACTACGATTTAAATTTTGCAGAGAGAATGGTCACATCGTCACGATATTCCTGTCCTTGTCGGAAACTATTTACAGCATCCATCATGGCCTGATTGAGTTGATTCGGTTTTGTATCTCGACCAGCTTCGATCACTTCTAGTATTTTTCCTTCACCAAACTCCTCTTCACTAGGGTTAATAGCTTCATTCAGCCCATCTGTGTAGCAAAACAAGTAGAACGAGTCCAATTGCTCTATTTTTCCTATTTCCACAAAAGGCAATGGATCAAACATACCCAGTACGGTAGTGCCCTTAGTCAACTCAAACAGATCCTTACCATTGGCTTCTATCCAAGGCGGATTGTGTCCGCAATTCACATATTGCATGGTGTTTTCTGCTCGACAAAAAATCGCTGCGAAAAACGTGATAAATATTTCACCATTTCCACTAATTTTGATCTGATGATTAAGTTCAGACACAATTGTTGTCAGGTCATTGGTTTGCCTAACAAGGGTATGCAGCGAGGCTTGAAAATTGGACATCATTAACGCAGCTGGCACACCCTTTCCCGATACATCAGCGATACAAAGCAAGAACTTACCTTCATCGATCTGAATATAATCATAATAATCGCCCCCTACATTATGATGAGGCTGATAATAAGCTGCTACCTCGAAGGCTTCCAAACTTGGTAAGTCCTTAGGAAACAAGTAGTTCTGTACCTGTTTCGCAATTTCTAATTCCTTTCTAAAAGCTTCTTGTTCCAACTGTTGGCGCGCCAACTTTTTATTTTCAATCGCTACTAATATGATATTAGTCAGTGCCTCCAAAAACGTGGTAGCCGAACTACCTTTAATGCCTACTTCCATCTCAGCAACATCTCCCACAAACACCAAAGCTAGCAATTTGTTTTTGTGCCTCACAGGTATGATATGATCGAAATCCGCACACTCTGCTTGGCGCAACGATTTGACTTTCATCTCCTCTTCAAATCGGTCTACAGGAATCGAACCTACGACTTTAGCATCCACCCCAAAAAAAACCTTGCAACTCCATCTATCATCGGATTCTACAAACAAGGCCAGTTTTTTCACTTTGAGATTAGCCAATAATGTGAAATGATAAATCTTATATAAAGACTCTTCTGGCAAGTTGTTATTGATTGCTTCTGTTACTTCCAACAGTGCGTTCAATTCCAATTCTTTAAGATTCGATTCTATGATTTTGGTTTGTAGCATTTAGCTTGTGTGAGCCTTGAGTCCCTCTTTGGAAGCGAGGTAATAATAATTTCTAAATTTAATTTCTATGTCAATGCTAGCTGGGTCGAGTTCGACGTCTGGTTCTTCGTAGCAGCGCAGCCAATTTTTCCTCAGCATTTTTGCCAAGATAGGCTTCAAGTCCTCATCAGATAGTCCTAAAGCACTTTTCAACTCATTGTAATGAATCAAAAAATA contains the following coding sequences:
- a CDS encoding MFS transporter; translation: MNQTKKTQNAWCMYDWANSAYLLVISSTLFPIYFNGATRSAFDSETVRFFGVEVINSVLYSYAVSVAFLIVAFISPWLSGMADYGGKKKFFLRLFTYIGSVSTAGLFWFRGENVEYGVICSVLAGIGYSGSLVFYNSYLPEISSASEYDKLSAKGYAYGYIGSVLLLLVSFALVQFHVPLGLSAKSDAVRISFLLVGIWWFGFAQYSFYYLPDNKDRKKKDESLFWKGVKELKIVFHSLKELKMMKVYLLAFFFYSAGVQTVMHLAAIFGEKELRLEASKLIITITIIQIVAIAGAYLFAALSKKFSNGISILIMLMIWIGICGYAYVLQTEFQFYGLAVVVGLVMGGIQSMSRSTFSKLIPKETIDNTSYFSFYDVVEKLSIVVGTFSFGFIEHLTGSMRNSTIALMLFFVVSVGLLLYSKVHRISQTSCA
- a CDS encoding ExbD/TolR family protein, encoding MAKFKKSSGTTQEIPTAALPDIIFMLLFFFMVTTVLRETTIMVEQKLPKSTQLSKLERKSLVSYIYIGKPKRTAVYGVQPKIQVNDVFIEVKDVVRFVNQEKDKLSEVERDQITMSMKVDIDAKMGIVTDVQQEFKEANARKVLYSSSKRVD
- a CDS encoding ExbD/TolR family protein, giving the protein MAKGKNRPAAEVNSGSMADIAFLLLIFFLVTTTIANDKGIAMLLPPKPDPNEPETDIKMHDRNIFKILANSNDQLLVEDEPMRDVTKLRPMVKDFVLNFGKPSADGRNLYNQLPATLRKHVNSSGRSASSSDEPGKAVVSFKADRGTSYELYIRVLDEVNAAYNEIYGERVGITAEEFLQLDKKDPEQKEMYDKARSGIPRAISIAEPNKIGG
- a CDS encoding MotA/TolQ/ExbB proton channel family protein — its product is MKRLVILLMLTGVFTMSHLQTMAQDEVATEVASDSTDMVAEGDSTAVEEVAEEEIVEEVAPAEYEEVAVEEPGFHQIVKDQFIQGGWQFMGIVLLCLILGLAVAIERIITLNLATTNTKKLLEQVEGALNAGGVEAAKDVCRNTQGPVASIFVQGLMRMSEGVEMVEKSIIAYGSVEMGKLEKGMVWISLFISLAPMLGFMGTVIGMIDAFDAIAEAGDVSPALVAGGIKVALLTTVGGLIVAVILQLFYNYLVSKIDSLVNSMEDASISLVDILVKHSAK
- a CDS encoding asparaginase, which produces MAQTSKFKVVNIATSSEDPKSSILLIYTGGTFGMVYDEEGALAPFNFSLVLEKIPELHKLDLRLTVISFPEPVDSSNINVEQWKDMASILKDNYHQYDGFVILHGTDTMAYSASAISFMLKGVNKPIIFTGAQIPIGATRSDARENLITALEIASERNGDHAMINEVCLYFNYYLLKGNRAQKIRSSNFAAFESENYPYLAESGVEIVYNESFLKKFKDEELTYSPDLDSNVAILKIFPNISPAVVKGMLSIPGLRGVILESYGSGNTMNYDWFNDLLEDAINRGIVILNVSQCIGGSVIQGRYETSKKLTEIGVISGLDITTEAAVAKMMHLLGAEKSLDQVKKKLSIPIRGEMTI
- a CDS encoding TatD family hydrolase — its product is MQLVETHAHIYSDKFKDDIVEVIERSREQGVEKIYMPNIDSESIDAMLELEHRYPGYCVPMMGLHPCSVDQNFEKELYVVEDWLNKRDFVAIGEMGTDLYWDKTYFAQQKEAFNIQSKWAIEKDRPIVIHCRESIDETIALVSDLKTEKFRGIFHCFSGSVDQANQIIELGFLLGIGGVSTFKNGGLEPVLEAIALDHLVLETDSPYLAPVPHRGKRNEPAFLELVADKIAAVKNITKDEVAKATTENAYRIFN
- a CDS encoding glycosyltransferase, yielding MATQSPFVSILIALRNEQNNVPALCQSLKSLTYPVGQFEILFGNDDSEDDTLEELKKHKPDQAKIFSYSNDDTGAYGKQRVLSALATQAKGTYVLFTDADMIFDPEWVQAMLIRADSKQALTVGLTKVDGEGWFAQMQNMDWLINECVLVFFSKLGVGLTAWGNNMLIAKSTYESIGGHSQLDPTIVEDVALLQRLKANGGQLVINTCPKAVASTKPELTWVALFHQRKRWMQGLSHASIWIWLAGFVKLLIWPSLLFLLLQSQVAWGLVALLLGSKYLVFNRITQLTKCHFSITHLLIFEIYELVFYFLTFAFYLFPTQIVWKGRKYQ
- a CDS encoding polysaccharide deacetylase family protein codes for the protein MWRVPSKKKQVFLTFDDGPVGIATDFVLQTLKEFKVPATFFCLGQQVEAYPSLTQRIIAEGHLLGNHGYHHLDGWKISKQVYQDNLTKGNHAIRSVSGQDSLRFRAPYGHFRGRTSSVMWSLMSGDFDLQLTKEKCLNRLISLTRSGDIIVFHDHEKSHEKLKWVLPKYLKYCIDQGFQFELLPQEK
- a CDS encoding PP2C family protein-serine/threonine phosphatase — encoded protein: MLQTKIIESNLKELELNALLEVTEAINNNLPEESLYKIYHFTLLANLKVKKLALFVESDDRWSCKVFFGVDAKVVGSIPVDRFEEEMKVKSLRQAECADFDHIIPVRHKNKLLALVFVGDVAEMEVGIKGSSATTFLEALTNIILVAIENKKLARQQLEQEAFRKELEIAKQVQNYLFPKDLPSLEAFEVAAYYQPHHNVGGDYYDYIQIDEGKFLLCIADVSGKGVPAALMMSNFQASLHTLVRQTNDLTTIVSELNHQIKISGNGEIFITFFAAIFCRAENTMQYVNCGHNPPWIEANGKDLFELTKGTTVLGMFDPLPFVEIGKIEQLDSFYLFCYTDGLNEAINPSEEEFGEGKILEVIEAGRDTKPNQLNQAMMDAVNSFRQGQEYRDDVTILSAKFKS